A portion of the Streptomyces sp. NBC_00376 genome contains these proteins:
- a CDS encoding DUF2004 domain-containing protein translates to MKSIDHPYFGHLEVPPVDETEVIWEGAAALGSSEVEIRLWADPGSGLDAGELDAFATHLGRLPTLDIAARAAIRKNLQQDRYFIDHHADELDDIEVIKRLTREANGETISVDAFAAAMHPVRIGLWHPIGEDEARIVMDYTIDAATSDELLAVKVARDGAVVSVDWES, encoded by the coding sequence ATGAAGAGCATCGATCACCCTTACTTCGGGCACCTTGAGGTTCCACCGGTGGACGAGACGGAAGTCATCTGGGAAGGCGCAGCCGCGCTGGGAAGCAGCGAGGTCGAAATCCGACTGTGGGCCGATCCCGGCTCCGGGCTGGATGCGGGAGAACTGGATGCGTTCGCGACGCACCTGGGCCGCCTGCCGACCCTGGACATTGCGGCTCGCGCGGCGATCCGTAAGAACCTGCAGCAGGATCGCTACTTCATCGACCACCACGCCGACGAACTCGACGACATCGAGGTGATCAAGCGCCTCACCCGGGAAGCGAACGGCGAAACGATCAGCGTCGACGCGTTCGCTGCAGCCATGCACCCCGTTCGGATCGGGCTGTGGCACCCGATCGGCGAGGACGAGGCCCGGATCGTCATGGACTACACGATCGACGCTGCGACCAGTGACGAACTCCTCGCCGTCAAGGTGGCCCGCGACGGGGCCGTGGTATCCGTCGACTGGGAAAGCTGA
- the ychF gene encoding redox-regulated ATPase YchF: MSLTIGIVGLPNVGKSTLFNALTKNDVLAANYPFATIEPNVGVVGVPDARLNKLAEIFGSQRLLPATVDFVDIAGIVRGASEGEGLGNKFLANIRESDAICQVIRAFKDENVVHVDGKVSPKDDIETINTELILADLQSVEKAVPRLTKESRLQKEKVAVLAAVEEAQKILESGQTLFAAGITAGTEKGKLLHELHLLTTKPFLYVFNVDEDELVDEDFKNEQRALVAPAEAIFLNAKIESELIELDDDEALELLQSMGQEEPGLATLGRVGFDTLGLQTYLTAGPKEARAWTIKKGATAPEAAGVIHTDFQKGFIKAEIVSFEDLVETGSVAEARAKGKARMEGKDYVMQDGDVVEFRFNV; encoded by the coding sequence GTGTCGCTCACGATCGGAATCGTCGGCCTGCCGAATGTCGGCAAGTCGACCCTGTTCAACGCCCTGACCAAGAACGACGTGCTGGCGGCCAACTACCCGTTCGCCACGATCGAGCCGAACGTCGGCGTCGTCGGCGTCCCGGACGCCCGGCTGAACAAGCTGGCGGAGATCTTCGGCTCCCAGCGGCTGCTCCCCGCGACGGTCGACTTCGTCGACATCGCCGGCATCGTCCGCGGCGCCTCGGAGGGTGAGGGCCTGGGCAACAAGTTCCTCGCGAACATCCGCGAGTCCGACGCGATCTGCCAGGTCATCCGCGCCTTCAAGGACGAGAACGTCGTCCACGTCGACGGCAAGGTCTCGCCCAAGGACGACATCGAGACGATCAACACCGAGTTGATCCTCGCCGACCTCCAGTCCGTCGAGAAGGCCGTCCCGCGCCTCACCAAGGAGTCCCGCCTCCAGAAGGAGAAGGTCGCGGTCCTCGCCGCGGTCGAGGAGGCCCAGAAGATCCTGGAGTCGGGCCAGACCCTCTTCGCCGCGGGCATCACCGCCGGCACCGAGAAGGGCAAGCTCCTCCACGAGCTGCACCTCCTGACCACCAAGCCCTTCCTCTACGTCTTCAACGTCGACGAGGACGAGCTGGTCGACGAGGACTTCAAGAACGAACAGCGCGCCCTGGTCGCCCCTGCCGAGGCGATCTTCCTCAACGCCAAGATCGAGTCCGAGCTGATCGAGCTCGACGACGACGAGGCCCTGGAGCTCCTCCAGTCCATGGGCCAGGAAGAGCCCGGCCTGGCCACCCTCGGCCGCGTCGGCTTCGACACCCTGGGCCTCCAGACCTACCTCACGGCGGGCCCGAAGGAAGCCCGGGCCTGGACGATCAAGAAGGGCGCCACGGCCCCCGAGGCGGCCGGTGTGATCCACACCGACTTCCAGAAGGGCTTCATCAAGGCGGAGATCGTCTCCTTCGAGGACCTGGTCGAAACCGGCTCCGTCGCCGAGGCCCGCGCCAAGGGCAAGGCCCGCATGGAGGGCAAGGACTACGTGATGCAGGACGGGGACGTGGTGGAGTTCCGCTTCAACGTCTGA
- a CDS encoding DUF6542 domain-containing protein has translation MSPQGTIEETATVYRVVSAPEGRTRPVPPVVLALRRLPNPRLTGIGAGLFAAATMFVLACLDLLVLDGSSVVFGVLFLPVCALTALWVRPADLVTAPIIVPIAFAIGVVPIAGGTGGFGGQTMAVVTALAVHAGWLYGGTLIAGLIATVRKVRLMRQRQRRMLLAAQTARPSSRGPRRPRR, from the coding sequence CTGTCCCCGCAGGGCACCATCGAGGAGACCGCGACCGTCTACCGGGTGGTGAGCGCGCCGGAGGGCCGTACGCGTCCGGTGCCGCCCGTCGTCCTCGCGCTGCGCAGGCTGCCGAACCCCCGGCTGACCGGGATCGGGGCCGGGCTCTTCGCCGCTGCCACCATGTTCGTACTGGCCTGTCTCGACCTGCTGGTCCTCGACGGTTCGTCGGTGGTGTTCGGTGTGCTGTTCCTCCCGGTATGCGCGCTGACCGCGCTGTGGGTGCGGCCCGCGGACCTGGTGACCGCGCCGATCATCGTGCCGATCGCGTTCGCCATCGGCGTCGTCCCGATCGCCGGTGGCACGGGCGGCTTCGGCGGCCAGACCATGGCGGTCGTCACCGCGCTCGCCGTGCACGCCGGGTGGCTGTACGGCGGAACGCTCATCGCCGGGCTCATCGCGACCGTGCGGAAGGTACGGCTGATGCGTCAGCGGCAGCGCCGCATGCTGCTCGCCGCGCAGACGGCCCGGCCCTCCTCGCGGGGACCGCGCCGCCCGCGGCGGTGA
- the ppgK gene encoding polyphosphate--glucose phosphotransferase has product MQIFGVDIGGSGIKGAPVDLDRGDLAQERHKVLTPHPATPKDVVECVAEVVGHFDWSGPVGVTFPGVVTGGVTRTAANVDKGWIDTDARGLLGDRLGLPVTVLNDADAAGVAEMTFGAGRGRKGTVIVLTLGTGIGSALFIDGRLVPNTELGHLELNGHDAEKHASTKAKEDEDLSWHHWAHRVQKYLAHVEMLFSPELFIIGGGVSRKADKFLPLIEHVRAEMVPAELQNNAGIVGAAMAARGD; this is encoded by the coding sequence ATGCAGATCTTCGGCGTGGACATCGGCGGATCCGGGATCAAGGGCGCTCCCGTGGACCTGGACCGCGGAGACCTGGCGCAGGAGCGCCACAAAGTACTGACACCGCACCCGGCCACGCCCAAGGACGTGGTCGAGTGCGTGGCCGAGGTCGTCGGCCATTTCGACTGGTCGGGTCCGGTGGGCGTCACCTTCCCGGGCGTGGTCACCGGCGGGGTCACCCGTACCGCGGCCAATGTCGACAAGGGCTGGATCGACACGGACGCCCGCGGACTGCTCGGGGACCGGCTCGGCCTCCCCGTCACCGTGCTGAACGACGCGGACGCGGCCGGTGTCGCGGAGATGACGTTCGGCGCGGGCCGGGGCCGCAAGGGAACCGTGATCGTCCTGACGCTCGGTACGGGGATCGGCAGCGCCCTCTTCATCGACGGCCGGCTCGTGCCCAACACCGAGCTGGGCCACCTGGAGCTGAACGGCCACGACGCGGAGAAGCACGCCTCCACCAAGGCCAAGGAGGACGAGGACCTGAGCTGGCACCACTGGGCGCACCGGGTGCAGAAATACCTGGCCCATGTGGAGATGCTGTTCTCGCCCGAGCTCTTCATCATCGGCGGCGGGGTCAGCCGCAAGGCCGACAAGTTCCTGCCTCTGATCGAGCACGTACGGGCCGAGATGGTGCCCGCGGAGCTCCAGAACAACGCCGGCATCGTCGGCGCGGCGATGGCGGCCAGGGGCGACTAG
- a CDS encoding 4-hydroxy-3-methylbut-2-enyl diphosphate reductase, with amino-acid sequence MVRMTATTPRRVLLAAPRGYCAGVDRAVIAVEKALEQYGSPVYVRHEIVHNKYVVQTLEKKGAIFVEETAEVPEGSIVMFSAHGVAPTVHEEAAERKLATIDATCPLVTKVHKEAVRFAQDDFDILLIGHEGHEEVIGTSGEAPDHITLVDGPEDVAGVEVRDPSKVVWLSQTTLSVDETMETVGALKEKFPLLISPPSDDICYATQNRQIAVKQMGADADLVIVVGSKNSSNSVRLVEVALGAGANDAHLVDFAEEIDEAWLEGVSTVGVTSGASVPEVLVDGVLAWLSERGFEDVEIVKAAEESITFSLPKELRRDLRAEAAALSEK; translated from the coding sequence ATGGTTCGCATGACTGCTACGACACCTCGCCGCGTCCTGCTCGCCGCTCCCCGTGGCTACTGCGCGGGGGTGGACCGTGCCGTGATCGCCGTGGAGAAGGCCCTGGAGCAGTACGGCTCCCCGGTGTACGTGCGCCACGAGATCGTTCACAACAAGTACGTCGTACAGACCCTGGAGAAGAAGGGCGCGATCTTCGTCGAGGAGACGGCGGAGGTCCCCGAGGGCTCGATCGTGATGTTCTCCGCGCACGGCGTCGCACCGACCGTGCACGAGGAGGCGGCCGAGCGGAAGCTGGCCACGATCGACGCGACCTGCCCCCTGGTCACCAAGGTCCACAAGGAAGCCGTCCGCTTCGCGCAGGACGACTTCGACATCCTCCTGATCGGCCACGAGGGCCACGAGGAGGTCATCGGCACCTCCGGCGAGGCCCCCGACCACATCACGCTGGTCGACGGCCCCGAGGACGTCGCCGGTGTCGAGGTGCGCGACCCGTCGAAGGTCGTCTGGCTCTCTCAGACCACGCTCTCCGTCGACGAGACGATGGAGACGGTCGGCGCGCTCAAGGAGAAGTTCCCGCTCCTGATCTCGCCGCCCAGCGACGACATCTGCTACGCCACGCAGAACCGCCAGATCGCGGTGAAGCAGATGGGCGCGGACGCCGACCTCGTGATCGTCGTCGGCTCGAAGAACTCCTCCAACTCGGTCCGCCTGGTCGAGGTCGCCCTCGGCGCCGGTGCGAATGACGCCCATCTGGTCGACTTCGCCGAGGAGATCGACGAGGCCTGGCTGGAAGGTGTCTCCACGGTCGGCGTCACCTCCGGGGCGTCGGTCCCCGAGGTGCTGGTCGACGGCGTCCTGGCCTGGCTGTCCGAGCGCGGTTTCGAGGACGTGGAGATCGTGAAGGCGGCCGAGGAGTCCATCACCTTCTCGCTGCCCAAGGAACTCCGCCGCGACCTGCGCGCCGAGGCCGCCGCCCTCTCGGAGAAGTGA
- a CDS encoding APC family permease, with translation MPDTGSGGTTGVAGAHQESGRLRRTLGFRDLVVYGLLFIAPMAPVGVFGTLDAKSDGAVALVYVAATVVMAFTAFSYAQMVRVAPLAGSVFAYARKGLGEGPGFVAGWMAMLDYLLIPAVAYLFSGIALNALVPSVSRWVWTALAVVVTTLLNLWGVRAAARVGFAVLAMEIVVLLVFLVSAVVVLVRDGAQRGWLTPLTGDSGFSASAVLGAVSVAVLSYLGFDAIATFAEEVTGGSAKVARALLFCLVLAGVLFVAQAYLAALLEPLTSAELAADSVAQGSAFYDTVDSAVGGWLHDLVAVSKAIGAAFAALAGQAAAGRLLFAMARERRLPSVLAKVDPGSGVPRVAILLAATVTLIAAVWAARRADGLDRLVSVVDIGALTAFVLLHASVVGWFAVRRMAGPPSWWRHVLVPVVGAGVLIAVIVEATPSAQVVGVCWFAVGLVVLALQWGRGVRPGAAG, from the coding sequence ATGCCGGACACCGGCAGCGGCGGGACTACTGGGGTGGCAGGGGCGCATCAGGAAAGCGGGAGGCTGCGGCGGACGCTCGGGTTCCGGGACCTGGTGGTCTACGGGCTCCTGTTCATCGCGCCGATGGCCCCCGTCGGGGTGTTCGGCACGCTGGACGCGAAGTCCGACGGTGCCGTCGCGCTGGTCTACGTCGCGGCGACGGTGGTGATGGCGTTCACGGCGTTCAGCTACGCCCAGATGGTGCGGGTCGCCCCGCTGGCCGGTTCGGTCTTCGCGTACGCGCGCAAGGGGCTCGGGGAAGGGCCGGGGTTCGTTGCCGGGTGGATGGCGATGCTCGACTATCTGCTGATCCCGGCGGTCGCCTATCTCTTCTCCGGGATCGCGCTGAATGCGCTGGTGCCGTCTGTGTCGCGGTGGGTGTGGACGGCGCTCGCCGTCGTCGTCACCACGCTCCTCAACCTCTGGGGTGTGCGGGCCGCCGCCCGGGTCGGCTTCGCGGTGCTGGCGATGGAGATCGTGGTGCTGCTGGTGTTCCTGGTGTCGGCGGTGGTGGTGCTCGTACGGGACGGGGCGCAGCGCGGCTGGCTGACTCCGCTCACCGGTGATTCGGGCTTCTCCGCCTCGGCGGTGCTGGGGGCGGTGTCGGTGGCGGTGCTGTCGTATCTGGGCTTCGACGCGATCGCCACGTTCGCGGAGGAGGTGACCGGGGGCTCGGCGAAGGTGGCGCGGGCGCTGCTGTTCTGTCTGGTGCTGGCGGGTGTGCTGTTCGTGGCGCAGGCGTATCTGGCAGCGCTGCTCGAACCGCTGACGTCGGCGGAGCTGGCCGCCGATTCGGTCGCGCAGGGGTCGGCCTTCTACGACACGGTGGACTCGGCGGTCGGCGGCTGGCTGCACGATCTGGTGGCCGTCAGCAAGGCGATCGGGGCGGCGTTCGCGGCCCTGGCGGGGCAGGCGGCCGCGGGACGGCTGCTCTTCGCGATGGCCAGGGAGCGGCGGCTGCCCTCGGTGCTCGCCAAGGTCGACCCGGGGTCCGGGGTGCCGCGGGTCGCGATCCTGCTGGCCGCGACGGTGACGCTGATCGCCGCGGTGTGGGCGGCCCGGCGCGCCGACGGCCTCGACCGTCTGGTGTCGGTCGTCGACATCGGTGCGCTGACGGCCTTCGTGCTGCTGCACGCGTCGGTGGTCGGCTGGTTCGCCGTACGCCGGATGGCGGGACCGCCGAGCTGGTGGCGGCATGTGCTGGTGCCGGTGGTGGGCGCGGGGGTGCTGATCGCGGTGATCGTGGAGGCGACCCCGAGCGCTCAGGTGGTGGGGGTGTGCTGGTTCGCGGTGGGGCTGGTGGTGCTGGCGTTGCAGTGGGGGCGCGGCGTACGGCCCGGGGCGGCCGGGTGA
- the xseA gene encoding exodeoxyribonuclease VII large subunit, protein MALQTSAEAPLPVGDVSRLIGGWIDRLGAVWVEGQITQLSRRPGAGVVFLTLRDPSQDISVSVTCFRQVFDRIADVVTEGARVVVLAKPEWYAPRGQLSLRATEIRPVGIGELLVRLEQLKKSLASEGLFALDRKKPLPFLPQLIGLVCGRASAAERDVLENARRRWPAVRFEVRNAAVQGVHAVNQVVQAVKELDDLPDVDVIVVARGGGSVEDLLPFSDEQLIRTVAACRTPVVSAIGHEPDSPLLDLVADLRASTPTDAAKKIVPDVGEELDRVRQLRDRALRTVRGLLDREERGLAHALGRPSMERPQRMVDERAAEIDALVGRSRRVLGHLLDRADSELAHTRARVVALSPAATLERGYAVLQRADGHVVRDPADAGAPGEMLRARVSGGEFAVRVSE, encoded by the coding sequence ATGGCTCTCCAGACGTCCGCGGAAGCTCCGCTGCCCGTAGGTGATGTGTCGCGGCTCATCGGCGGCTGGATCGACCGGCTCGGGGCGGTCTGGGTCGAGGGGCAGATCACGCAGCTGTCCCGGCGGCCGGGTGCCGGGGTGGTGTTCCTGACGCTGCGCGACCCGTCGCAGGACATCTCGGTGAGCGTGACGTGCTTCCGGCAGGTCTTCGACCGGATCGCTGATGTGGTGACGGAGGGGGCGCGGGTCGTCGTCCTGGCCAAGCCGGAGTGGTACGCGCCGCGCGGCCAGCTGTCCCTGCGGGCCACGGAGATACGGCCGGTCGGCATCGGTGAGCTGCTGGTCCGCCTGGAACAGCTGAAGAAGTCGCTGGCCTCGGAGGGGCTCTTCGCGCTCGACCGGAAGAAGCCGCTGCCGTTCCTGCCGCAGCTGATCGGGCTGGTCTGCGGACGGGCGTCGGCGGCCGAGCGCGATGTGCTGGAGAACGCCCGGCGGCGGTGGCCCGCGGTCCGCTTCGAGGTGCGCAACGCGGCGGTGCAGGGTGTGCACGCGGTGAATCAGGTGGTCCAGGCGGTGAAGGAGCTGGACGATCTGCCGGACGTGGACGTGATCGTCGTGGCGCGGGGCGGCGGCAGCGTGGAGGACCTGCTGCCGTTCTCGGACGAGCAGCTGATCCGCACGGTGGCCGCGTGCCGTACGCCGGTGGTGTCGGCTATCGGTCATGAGCCGGACTCCCCGCTGCTCGACCTGGTCGCGGACCTCCGCGCCTCCACGCCGACCGACGCGGCGAAGAAGATCGTGCCGGACGTGGGCGAGGAGCTGGACCGGGTGCGGCAGCTGCGTGACCGCGCGCTGCGGACGGTACGGGGGCTGCTGGACCGGGAGGAGCGCGGACTGGCGCACGCCCTGGGCCGGCCGTCGATGGAGCGCCCCCAGCGGATGGTGGACGAGCGCGCGGCAGAGATCGACGCGCTGGTCGGGCGGAGCCGACGGGTGCTGGGGCATCTGCTGGACCGGGCGGACTCGGAGCTCGCCCACACCCGGGCGCGGGTGGTCGCGCTGTCGCCCGCGGCGACGCTGGAGCGCGGTTACGCGGTGCTGCAGCGGGCCGACGGCCACGTCGTGCGGGATCCGGCGGACGCGGGGGCGCCGGGCGAGATGCTCCGGGCGCGGGTTTCGGGGGGCGAGTTCGCGGTGCGGGTGAGCGAGTGA
- a CDS encoding exodeoxyribonuclease VII small subunit, translating into MTDDATTAAGATGTLGYEQARDELIEVVRRLEAGGTTLEESLALWERGEELAKVCRHWLEGARARLDAALAGPADGQENGGAATADNG; encoded by the coding sequence ATGACGGACGACGCGACTACGGCGGCGGGTGCCACGGGCACGCTCGGCTACGAGCAGGCCCGCGACGAGCTGATCGAGGTGGTGCGCCGCCTGGAGGCCGGCGGTACGACGCTGGAGGAGTCCCTCGCGCTCTGGGAGCGGGGCGAGGAGCTGGCGAAGGTGTGCCGGCACTGGCTGGAGGGCGCGCGCGCCCGGCTGGACGCGGCCCTCGCGGGTCCGGCCGACGGCCAGGAGAACGGCGGCGCGGCAACGGCCGACAACGGCTGA
- a CDS encoding malonic semialdehyde reductase, with translation MSLALDPAAQDLLFREARTANTFTDEPVTEEQVQAIYDLVKYGPTAFNQSPLRVTLVRSDDARARLVKHMAEGNQPKTSTAPLVAILATDNEFHEELPALLPHFPQAKDAFFSERPVRESAAALNGALQAAYFIIGVRAAGLAAGPMTGYDAAGIEKEFLDGDHSLLMVVNIGKPGEDAWFPRLPRLAYDEVVKTV, from the coding sequence ATGTCCCTCGCTCTTGACCCCGCCGCCCAGGATCTCCTCTTCCGTGAGGCCCGCACCGCCAACACCTTCACCGACGAGCCGGTGACCGAGGAGCAGGTCCAGGCGATCTACGACCTGGTCAAGTACGGGCCGACCGCGTTCAACCAGTCGCCGCTGCGCGTCACCCTGGTCCGCTCCGACGACGCCCGCGCGCGTCTCGTGAAGCACATGGCCGAGGGCAACCAGCCGAAGACCTCGACCGCCCCGCTGGTCGCGATCCTGGCCACCGACAACGAGTTCCACGAGGAGCTCCCCGCCCTGCTGCCGCACTTCCCGCAGGCCAAGGACGCGTTCTTCTCCGAGCGCCCGGTCCGCGAGTCGGCCGCCGCGCTGAACGGCGCGCTGCAGGCCGCGTACTTCATCATCGGCGTCCGCGCCGCCGGCCTGGCCGCGGGCCCGATGACCGGCTACGACGCCGCGGGCATCGAGAAGGAGTTCCTGGACGGCGACCACAGCCTGCTGATGGTCGTCAACATCGGCAAGCCGGGCGAGGACGCCTGGTTCCCGCGTCTGCCGCGTCTCGCCTACGACGAGGTCGTCAAGACCGTCTGA
- a CDS encoding DUF4245 domain-containing protein: MASKRGKQTVRDMFLSMAVISAAAGVVYIFVPHDENANPVKAVDYRVELLTARRAAPYPVAAPDGLTEKWKPTSVSYDRKAGNSWHLGFLDPEGKYVAVEQSTSPAKKYVTEVSQDARNTGRTQQVAGETWQHWEGSKYDALVRHDKGSTTVVTGSASPERLAEMAAALKTS, from the coding sequence GTGGCTAGCAAGCGAGGCAAGCAGACGGTGCGGGACATGTTCCTGTCGATGGCGGTCATCTCCGCCGCGGCAGGGGTTGTTTACATCTTCGTTCCGCACGACGAGAACGCCAACCCGGTCAAGGCGGTCGACTACCGGGTGGAGCTCCTGACGGCCCGCCGCGCGGCGCCGTACCCCGTGGCCGCCCCGGACGGACTGACCGAGAAGTGGAAGCCGACCTCGGTCAGCTACGACCGCAAGGCGGGCAACAGCTGGCACCTGGGCTTCCTCGACCCGGAGGGCAAGTACGTCGCGGTGGAGCAGTCCACGTCCCCGGCGAAGAAGTACGTCACCGAGGTCAGCCAGGACGCCAGGAACACCGGGCGTACACAGCAGGTCGCGGGCGAGACCTGGCAGCACTGGGAGGGCTCGAAGTACGACGCCCTGGTACGCCACGACAAGGGTTCGACCACCGTGGTGACGGGTTCCGCCTCGCCGGAGCGGCTGGCGGAGATGGCCGCCGCACTCAAGACGTCCTGA
- the glpX gene encoding class II fructose-bisphosphatase produces the protein MSEHHLPSQLEVSPEAPDRNLALELVRVTEAAAMAAGRWVGRGDKIGADGAAVKAMRTLVSTVSMNGVVVIGEGEKDEAPMLFNGERVGDGTGPEVDIAVDPIDGTTLNAKGMPNAIAVLAAADRGTMFDPSAVFYMDKLVTGPEAADFVDINAPVSVNIRRVAKAKNSAPEDVTVVVLDRPRHEGIVKEIRETGARIKFISDGDVAGSIMAAREGTGVDLLMGVGGTPEGIISACAIKCLGGVIQGKLWPKDEAERQRALDAGHDLDRVLSTDDLVSGDNVFFVATGITDGELMRGVRYRAETATTESIVMRSKSGTIRKIDSTHRLSKLRAYSAIDFDRAK, from the coding sequence ATGTCCGAGCATCATCTGCCGTCTCAGCTCGAGGTCTCCCCCGAGGCCCCCGACCGCAACCTCGCCCTGGAGCTGGTCCGGGTCACCGAGGCCGCCGCCATGGCGGCGGGGCGCTGGGTGGGCCGCGGCGACAAGATCGGCGCCGACGGCGCCGCCGTGAAGGCCATGCGGACCCTCGTCTCCACCGTCTCGATGAACGGCGTCGTCGTCATCGGCGAGGGTGAGAAGGACGAGGCCCCCATGCTGTTCAACGGCGAACGCGTCGGCGACGGCACCGGCCCCGAGGTCGACATCGCCGTGGACCCGATCGACGGCACGACCCTGAACGCCAAGGGCATGCCGAACGCGATCGCCGTACTGGCCGCCGCGGACCGCGGCACCATGTTCGACCCGTCGGCCGTCTTCTACATGGACAAGCTGGTCACCGGCCCCGAGGCCGCCGACTTCGTAGACATCAACGCCCCCGTCTCGGTGAACATCCGCCGGGTCGCGAAGGCGAAGAACTCCGCCCCCGAGGACGTCACCGTCGTCGTGCTCGACCGCCCGCGTCACGAGGGCATCGTGAAGGAGATCCGCGAGACCGGCGCACGGATCAAGTTCATCTCCGACGGCGATGTCGCCGGCTCCATCATGGCCGCCCGCGAGGGGACCGGCGTCGACCTGCTGATGGGCGTCGGCGGCACCCCCGAGGGCATCATCTCGGCCTGCGCCATAAAGTGCCTCGGCGGCGTCATCCAGGGCAAGCTCTGGCCCAAGGACGAGGCCGAGCGCCAGCGCGCGCTGGACGCCGGGCACGACCTGGACCGGGTGCTGTCCACCGACGACCTGGTCAGCGGCGACAACGTGTTCTTCGTCGCGACCGGCATCACGGACGGCGAGCTGATGCGCGGCGTGCGCTACCGCGCGGAGACGGCGACCACCGAGTCGATCGTCATGCGGTCCAAGTCCGGCACCATCCGGAAGATCGACTCCACGCACCGGCTCTCGAAGCTGCGCGCCTACAGCGCGATCGACTTCGACCGCGCGAAGTAG